The following DNA comes from Acidobacteriota bacterium.
CGGCGGTGATGATCAGAATGGTGCCGCGCCCGCGGTCGGTGGCGTCGGTGCAGCGGGTGACGCAGCGGGCCCGGGCGTGGTGGGTCAAGCGGTCGAAACGGGCGCTCAGCGCCTCGAACATCTCGAGAGTGGCGTGGGTGATCAGCAGATTGGCGGTCCGGTCGATGATCCGCTCGGCGATGGCCGTCACCTCGGCCACGGTTTTGCCGCGGCCGAAGATGACCTCCGGAAATCCGTGGCGGAGGGCGCGGTGGTGGTCCACCCGGGCGAAGCCGAGATCCTCGAACGGCAGGTGCCGCAGGCGTTCCAAGGCGCCCTCCACGGGGATCTCACCCTGCTGGAGCGATTCGAGCAGCCGCCGCAGTTCCTGTTCGTTCAAACAGCCTCCCGCCTTCAGGGAATCCGAAGGCCCCAACTTAACAGAAATCAGGTCAGCGGGCAAGGGCGATCATTGTAACTGTCGCAATACCAATAGATTGTCCGGCGCTCTCCCGGTAGATAAAAATAATGGGATGTTCCGCTAAACTTTTTGGCCGCGACGTCATCTAACTGTATAGCCGGTCTTTCAAAGCCAAAAAACAAGTCAAGGTTTATCAACCCTTAAACCCACCTTTAAAGACCCATCCAACCAAAAATCCCCAAATTTTGAAAGACCGGCGCCTT
Coding sequences within:
- a CDS encoding 1-(5-phosphoribosyl)-5-amino-4-imidazole-carboxylate carboxylase, which codes for MNEQELRRLLESLQQGEIPVEGALERLRHLPFEDLGFARVDHHRALRHGFPEVIFGRGKTVAEVTAIAERIIDRTANLLITHATLEMFEALSARFDRLTHHARARCVTRCTDATDRGRGTILIITAGTADLPVAEEAMVTAQIMGNRVELVADVGVAGIHRLLSVREQIAAASVVVA